The DNA window AAAGTTGTGGCCGCGCGCGAAGTGGTGGAGAAACTGCTGCGAGAAAACCGCGTGGCCTATGCCATCAACACAGGTGTGGGCAAGCTGAGCGACGTGCACATTGAGCCGGCACAAAACCGCCAGCTCCAGGTGAACCTGATACGCTCGCACTCAGCGGGCGTGGGCGAGCCGCTCAGCCAGGAAGAGACGCGCGCCATGATGCTGCTGCGCGCCAACTCGCTGGCCAAAGGATTTTCTGGCGTGCGTCCGGAAGTGATGGAGCTGATCTGCGCCATGCTGAATAAAGGCGTGCATCCGGTGGTACCGTCACAGGGAAGCGTGGGCGCAAGCGGCGACCTTGCTCCGCTGGCGCACCTGGCGCTGGCGATGATCGGCGAAGGCCAGGTTTGGGCTGAGAACACGCGCACCAGCAGCGCTGGAGCTTTGCAGCGCGCCGCGATCAAGCCGTTGGTTCCGGAGGCAAAGGAAGCTATCTCTCTCATCAACGGAACGCAGGCCATGCTGGCGGTGGGGACGCTCTCACTACTTGCGGCTGAGACGCTTGCCGAAAGCGCCGATGTACTCGGTGCAATGTCACTCGATGCATTGCATGGGACTGACGTCGCGTTTGATGCGCGCATCCATGATGCGCGTCCGCATTCCGGGCAGACACAAGTCGCGGCCAATTTACGGCGACTACTCAAAGAAAGTGAGATTCGCGAGTCGCACAAAGACTGCGGACGAGTGCAGGACGCGTATTCATTGCGCTGCATTCCACAAGTTCACGGCGCGGTGCGGGATACGCTGGCATTCTGCAGGCGGACGTTTGAAATCGAGATGAATTCGGCGGTGGATAACCCGCTGGTGTTTGTGAAAGGCCACGGCGAAGGCGACATCATCTCCGGCGGAAATTTTCACGGTCAGCCATTGGCCTTTGCGCTGGACTATCTGGCAATCGCTCTGAGCGCGCTGGCGGGAATTTCTGAGCGACGCATTGAGCGTCTTGTGAATCCTGCATTGAATGAAGGCTTGCCGCCATTTTTGGCGCCCGATGCCGGTATCAATTCCGGCTTCATGATGCCGCAGGTGACGGCCGCGGCGCTGGCCAGTGAGAATAAAGGGCTGGCGCATCCGGCTTCGGTGGATTCGATCACGACGTCGGGCAACAAGGAAGATTACGTCTCCATGGGCATGGCGGCGGCGATCAAGTTGAAGCGCGTGATTGCGAACACGACGAACGTGCTGGCGATTGAAGCTTGCGCGGCGGCGCAGGCGCTGGATTTTCTGTCGCCGCTTAAGAGCAGCCAGCCGTTGCAAAAAGCGCATGCTGCCATCCGCAAGGTGAGCCCAAAGATCGAGCATGACCGCGTGTTTGCTGAGGATTTTGCGAAGCTGGCGGAGTTGATCCGCGCGGGCGCATTAATAAAATAATTTTTTACGCGAACGCGGACTCAGGAAACCGCGGAGAATGCCCATCAAGTTGCGTACTGCGCTTCGCCGTTGCCAAAAGACCAGTTCTCTTTCGCCGTTTCTACCAGATTGATAAAGACATCTTCTTTGCGCAAGCCTGCTTCCTGATGGAGCAGATCCGCGATCCGCCGATAGAGCGACTTCCTGACTTCCAGCGTGCGGCCTGCGCTCAGCGTGATCTGAATGATGACCAAGTCATCTGTGCGATGGATCTTCAGATATTCCGGATCGTAAATAAAATCTGCGGGACTATGTTCAGTGATGATGTGGAAGCGGTCCTGCGCGGGGATGGCAATCGTCTCAACCAGCGCGCGATGAACAGCATCAGAGACTTTTCGCTTGTGCGACTCAGGCTTGCCCGCAATCAAAGAAATTCGAACCAGCGGCATGTAATCTCCTGTAAAGATCTATCCAATGGATTCACTGAGAGAGAAAAGGATGCAGTCTGGCGCGGCCCTCAGGCGTTTTATCCCAACAACTTCGGCAAAACGTATCCGTCGCTCCCGCGTCTAAATCTTCAAGCTGGGAACCTTTTCCACGATCGCCAGTATTCTCCAAAAGCCGTGTCTCTACATTTCCGGATCAGGAGCTTGAACCATGATGGAAACAATCCTGCAGGACCTGCGTTACGAATTGCGCGCATTGCTCAAGTCGCCGCGATTCACCTCCATCGCTCTTATCACTCTGGTGCTGGGCATTGCCGCTAACGTAGCAATCTTTACTTTTGTCGATGCGGCATTGCTTCGCCCGCTGCCATACCGTGATGCGTCGCGGCTGATGGAGGTCTACGACACGCGGACGGCAGAAGTGTTCACGCAGTTTGAAGCTTCTTATCCTGACTATCTTGACTGGCGTGAGCAGCAAAAGGTATTTGACGGCCTCGCGGGCTACGGACAAAACCAGGTCTTGCTGCGCGGCGCAGGCGCTCCGGAATTGCTGCCTTCCGCGGTGGCGACGGACAATTTTTTCCAGACCATTGGAGTGCATCCTATTATTGGGCGCGACTTCCGCGCCGGTGAAGACCAGGCCTCCGCGCCGCGATTGGCGATACTCAGTTATGGCTGGTGGCAGCGGCATTTTGGCGGCAAAGATGTCATCGGCCAAGCGCTCAACATTGACGATGAGCC is part of the Terriglobia bacterium genome and encodes:
- the hutH gene encoding histidine ammonia-lyase, which produces MSALQISGNDLSLDELREVVYEQRPVELADGARTKVVAAREVVEKLLRENRVAYAINTGVGKLSDVHIEPAQNRQLQVNLIRSHSAGVGEPLSQEETRAMMLLRANSLAKGFSGVRPEVMELICAMLNKGVHPVVPSQGSVGASGDLAPLAHLALAMIGEGQVWAENTRTSSAGALQRAAIKPLVPEAKEAISLINGTQAMLAVGTLSLLAAETLAESADVLGAMSLDALHGTDVAFDARIHDARPHSGQTQVAANLRRLLKESEIRESHKDCGRVQDAYSLRCIPQVHGAVRDTLAFCRRTFEIEMNSAVDNPLVFVKGHGEGDIISGGNFHGQPLAFALDYLAIALSALAGISERRIERLVNPALNEGLPPFLAPDAGINSGFMMPQVTAAALASENKGLAHPASVDSITTSGNKEDYVSMGMAAAIKLKRVIANTTNVLAIEACAAAQALDFLSPLKSSQPLQKAHAAIRKVSPKIEHDRVFAEDFAKLAELIRAGALIK
- a CDS encoding tautomerase family protein, which codes for MPLVRISLIAGKPESHKRKVSDAVHRALVETIAIPAQDRFHIITEHSPADFIYDPEYLKIHRTDDLVIIQITLSAGRTLEVRKSLYRRIADLLHQEAGLRKEDVFINLVETAKENWSFGNGEAQYAT